The proteins below are encoded in one region of Phycicoccus sp. M110.8:
- a CDS encoding ferritin-like fold-containing protein: MTQQDWLADPLYRDAVADLLGVLAYGELTAFVRLAGDAEMSPTQPLKASVASLAVAEFRHYEMLVSRMADMGTDPEQAMAPFIAPIDAFHERTRPSTWLEGLVKAYVGDGIATDFYREIAAYVDPSTQELVHSAMADVGQADFVVKVVREAIKDDPKVAGRLALWGRRLVGEALSQAQQVAVERDALASLLVGGVGTGRPSADLAELGRMFARLTDEHTRRMGRLGLAA, from the coding sequence ATGACGCAGCAGGACTGGCTCGCCGACCCGCTCTACCGCGACGCCGTGGCCGACCTGCTCGGCGTGCTGGCCTACGGCGAGCTGACGGCGTTCGTCCGCCTGGCCGGCGACGCGGAGATGTCGCCGACCCAGCCGCTCAAGGCCTCGGTCGCCTCGCTCGCCGTCGCCGAGTTCCGGCACTACGAGATGCTCGTCTCCCGGATGGCCGACATGGGCACCGACCCCGAGCAGGCCATGGCGCCGTTCATCGCGCCCATCGACGCCTTCCACGAGCGGACGCGCCCGAGCACCTGGCTCGAGGGCCTGGTCAAGGCCTATGTCGGCGACGGCATCGCCACCGACTTCTACCGGGAGATCGCGGCCTACGTGGACCCCTCCACCCAGGAGCTGGTCCACTCCGCCATGGCCGACGTCGGGCAGGCGGACTTCGTCGTCAAGGTGGTCCGCGAGGCCATCAAGGACGACCCGAAGGTCGCCGGCCGGCTCGCCCTGTGGGGGCGCCGCCTCGTCGGTGAGGCGCTGTCGCAGGCGCAGCAGGTGGCGGTGGAGCGCGACGCGCTCGCGTCCCTGCTCGTCGGGGGCGTCGGCACGGGGCGGCCCAGCGCCGACCTCGCGGAGCTGGGCCGGATGTTCGCCCGGCTCACCGACGAGCACACCCGGCGGATGGGCCGGCTCGGTCTGGCCGCCTGA
- a CDS encoding DEAD/DEAH box helicase, protein MTDTSTSTPVPADITFADFDVHPDIVASLADAGITSPFPIQAMTLPVALSGHDIIGQAKTGTGKTLGFGVPMLNRTIARGDAGWDGYAYAGKPQALAVAPTRELAVQVAGDLEKAGKRRGIRVLTVYGGRAYEPQIDALNKGVEVVVGTPGRLIDLAKQGHLDLSHVKSVVLDEADEMLDLGFLPDVEKLLAMTPGSRQTMLFSATMPGAVVALARRYMSQPTHIRAMGDDQENAHTVKAVEQFVYRAHAMDKVEMVSRMLQAEGRGLTIIFSRTKRTAAKVADELVDRGFAAAAIHGDLGQGAREQALRAFRNGKVDILVATDVAARGIDVDNVTHVINYQCPEDEKTYLHRIGRTARAGNTGIAVTLVDWDDIPRWGLINKTLDLGIPDPEETYSSSDHLYTDLDIPREAKGRLPKAQQTRAGLAAEELEDLGETGKSGGRRPQGGGASGRGGRGQGGGRDGGRSQAGGRDGARGGAEQRGEDGDAPARPRRSRNRRRTRGGKPAGEATQG, encoded by the coding sequence ATGACCGACACCTCCACGAGCACTCCTGTGCCCGCCGATATCACGTTCGCCGACTTCGACGTGCACCCCGACATCGTCGCCTCGCTGGCGGACGCCGGGATCACGAGCCCGTTCCCCATCCAGGCCATGACCCTGCCGGTGGCCCTGTCGGGCCACGACATCATCGGCCAGGCCAAGACCGGCACCGGCAAGACGCTGGGCTTCGGCGTCCCCATGCTGAACCGCACCATCGCCCGCGGCGACGCCGGCTGGGACGGCTACGCGTATGCCGGCAAGCCCCAGGCCCTGGCCGTGGCACCGACGCGCGAGCTCGCCGTCCAGGTGGCCGGCGACCTCGAGAAGGCCGGCAAGCGCCGCGGCATCCGGGTCCTGACCGTCTACGGCGGCCGCGCCTACGAGCCGCAGATCGATGCCCTGAACAAGGGCGTCGAGGTCGTCGTCGGCACCCCCGGACGGTTGATCGACCTGGCCAAGCAGGGCCACCTCGACCTCTCGCACGTGAAGTCCGTCGTCCTCGACGAGGCCGACGAGATGCTCGACCTCGGCTTCCTGCCCGACGTCGAGAAGCTGCTCGCCATGACCCCCGGCTCGCGGCAGACGATGCTGTTCTCGGCCACCATGCCCGGCGCCGTCGTCGCCCTTGCGCGCCGCTACATGAGCCAGCCGACCCACATCCGAGCCATGGGCGACGACCAGGAGAACGCACACACGGTCAAGGCCGTGGAGCAGTTCGTCTACCGCGCCCACGCGATGGACAAGGTCGAGATGGTGTCGCGCATGCTCCAGGCCGAGGGCCGGGGCCTGACGATCATCTTCAGCCGCACCAAGCGCACCGCCGCCAAGGTCGCCGACGAGCTGGTCGACCGCGGGTTCGCGGCCGCCGCCATCCACGGCGACCTCGGGCAGGGCGCCCGCGAGCAGGCCCTGCGCGCGTTCCGCAACGGCAAGGTCGACATCCTCGTCGCCACCGACGTGGCCGCCCGGGGCATCGACGTCGACAACGTCACCCACGTCATCAACTACCAGTGCCCCGAGGACGAGAAGACCTACCTGCACCGCATCGGCCGCACGGCCCGCGCCGGCAACACCGGTATCGCGGTCACCCTCGTCGACTGGGACGACATCCCCCGCTGGGGCCTGATCAACAAGACGCTCGACCTCGGGATCCCGGACCCGGAGGAGACCTACTCCTCCTCCGACCACCTGTACACCGACCTCGACATCCCCCGCGAGGCCAAGGGCCGCCTGCCCAAGGCGCAGCAGACCCGCGCCGGCCTGGCCGCCGAGGAGCTTGAGGACCTCGGCGAGACCGGCAAGTCCGGCGGACGCCGGCCCCAGGGCGGCGGCGCCAGCGGTCGCGGCGGCCGTGGCCAGGGCGGTGGCCGCGACGGTGGCCGTTCCCAGGCTGGTGGCCGGGACGGCGCCCGCGGCGGTGCCGAGCAGCGCGGCGAGGACGGCGACGCCCCGGCGCGCCCGCGTCGCAGCCGCAACCGGCGGCGTACGCGTGGCGGCAAGCCCGCCGGCGAGGCCACCCAGGGCTGA
- a CDS encoding NAD(P)-dependent alcohol dehydrogenase: MTTTTPALAMPSADGRFETTTVERRDLRADDVRIDIKFAGICHSDIHTVRGEWGDTSYPLTPGHEIAGVVSEVGPEVTSFKVGDRVGVGCMVDSCGECAQCKAGHENFCEKKTVFTYGDTDVDGTITQGGYSQQVVVTERFVVRIPDGLDLDKAAPLLCAGITLYTPLKRWLDHAGPDAKVAIVGMGGLGHMGVKIASAMGADVTVLSQGLSKEEDGRRFGARDYRATSDAKTFEDLAGAFDVIISTISADLDLPQYLSLLKPFGTFVTVGLPPSPQQLPFGALINGDKTVAGSNIGGIALTQEMLDFCAEHGITAEIETINADQVDEAYDRVVKSDVRYRFVIDTATIGA, from the coding sequence ATGACGACCACCACCCCTGCCCTGGCCATGCCGTCCGCTGACGGCCGGTTCGAGACGACGACGGTGGAGCGGCGTGACCTGCGCGCGGACGACGTGCGCATCGACATCAAGTTCGCCGGCATCTGCCACAGCGACATCCACACCGTCCGCGGCGAGTGGGGCGACACCAGCTACCCGCTGACGCCCGGCCACGAGATCGCCGGTGTCGTGAGCGAGGTCGGCCCCGAGGTGACGAGCTTCAAGGTGGGCGACCGCGTCGGCGTCGGCTGCATGGTCGACTCGTGCGGCGAGTGCGCCCAGTGCAAGGCCGGCCACGAGAACTTCTGCGAGAAGAAGACCGTCTTCACCTACGGCGACACCGACGTCGACGGCACCATCACCCAGGGCGGCTACAGCCAGCAGGTCGTGGTGACCGAGCGCTTCGTCGTCCGGATCCCCGACGGGCTGGACCTCGACAAGGCCGCACCGCTGCTGTGCGCCGGCATCACCCTCTACACCCCGCTCAAGCGCTGGCTCGACCACGCGGGCCCCGACGCGAAGGTGGCGATCGTGGGCATGGGCGGCCTCGGGCACATGGGCGTCAAGATCGCCTCGGCCATGGGCGCGGACGTCACCGTGCTCAGCCAAGGCCTGTCGAAGGAGGAGGACGGCCGCCGCTTCGGCGCCCGTGACTACCGCGCGACGAGCGACGCCAAGACGTTCGAGGACCTCGCCGGCGCGTTCGACGTGATCATCTCGACGATCAGCGCCGACCTCGACCTGCCGCAGTACCTCTCGCTGCTTAAGCCGTTCGGCACGTTCGTCACCGTGGGCCTGCCGCCGAGCCCGCAGCAGTTGCCCTTCGGTGCGCTGATCAACGGTGACAAGACCGTCGCCGGTTCCAACATCGGCGGCATCGCCCTCACCCAGGAGATGCTGGACTTCTGCGCCGAGCACGGCATCACCGCCGAGATCGAGACGATCAACGCGGACCAGGTCGACGAGGCCTACGACCGCGTCGTGAAGTCCGACGTGCGCTACCGGTTCGTCATCGACACCGCCACCATCGGCGCCTGA
- a CDS encoding ParA family protein, with the protein MASKRTRPATVVSVANQKGGVAKTTSVASLGAAFAEQGKRVLLVDLDAQACLTFSLGVDPDEVEGSVNEVLLGKADVADVRIACEDGVDLVPSVIDLAGAEAQLLPRPGREYILRGVLEDVRSEYDVILLDCSPSLGVLTLNALTASQGLVIPMPCEMLSHRGVGQLLDTVADVQKILNKDLRVMGILPTLFDGRSNHAQEVLADVGERYGLPVLDPPIPKTVRFAEAPAVGRSILATSRTSKGAKAYRDVAKALAKQL; encoded by the coding sequence GTGGCGAGCAAGCGCACCAGGCCGGCCACGGTCGTCTCCGTGGCCAACCAGAAGGGCGGGGTCGCCAAGACGACCTCGGTGGCGTCGCTGGGGGCGGCGTTCGCCGAACAGGGCAAGCGGGTGCTGCTCGTCGACCTCGACGCGCAGGCCTGCCTGACCTTCAGCCTGGGGGTCGACCCCGACGAGGTCGAGGGCTCGGTCAACGAGGTCCTGCTCGGCAAGGCCGACGTCGCCGACGTCCGGATCGCGTGCGAGGACGGCGTCGACCTGGTGCCGAGCGTGATCGACCTCGCCGGCGCGGAGGCGCAGCTGCTGCCCCGGCCCGGGCGCGAGTACATCCTGCGCGGCGTGCTCGAGGACGTCCGGTCGGAGTACGACGTCATCCTGCTCGACTGCTCGCCGAGCCTCGGCGTGCTCACCCTGAACGCGCTCACCGCCTCGCAGGGCCTCGTGATCCCGATGCCGTGCGAGATGCTCAGCCACCGCGGGGTCGGCCAGCTGCTCGACACCGTCGCGGACGTGCAGAAGATCCTCAACAAGGACCTGCGCGTGATGGGAATCCTGCCGACCCTCTTCGACGGCCGCAGCAACCACGCCCAGGAGGTCCTGGCCGACGTGGGGGAGCGGTACGGCCTGCCGGTGCTGGACCCGCCGATCCCGAAGACCGTGCGGTTCGCCGAGGCACCCGCCGTGGGGCGCTCGATCCTGGCGACGTCGCGCACCTCCAAGGGTGCGAAGGCGTACCGCGACGTGGCGAAGGCGCTCGCGAAGCAGCTCTGA
- a CDS encoding PD-(D/E)XK nuclease family protein produces the protein MGAGTGGFEQGELAGMPRRLFRASPSKLLAWVDCPRRYRMQYLDRPTPPARPQRAHTSLGVAVHNALRDWWDLPGERRTPAAGAELVRTSWIESGFRDPDHSRTWRERSQDHVSTYLADVDPRTQPLGIERTVSLKTGTLALSGRIDRLDDRGEGLAVVDYKTSRTAPTDDDARTSLPLALYAAAAWKMFRRRCVRVELHHLPSGTVASHEHTPESLQRKLAEAESIAADARRAEDDYAQFGVDSGRFPARVGPLCQWCDFRRHCPAGQAFGPEKSDWAALEDPVPAT, from the coding sequence CAGGGCGAGCTGGCGGGTATGCCGCGGCGCCTGTTCCGCGCGAGCCCGAGCAAACTGCTCGCGTGGGTGGACTGCCCGCGGCGCTACCGCATGCAGTACCTCGACCGGCCCACGCCCCCCGCCCGGCCGCAGCGCGCGCACACCTCCCTCGGCGTGGCCGTCCACAACGCCCTGCGGGACTGGTGGGACCTGCCCGGCGAGCGCCGGACGCCGGCTGCCGGGGCCGAGCTCGTGCGCACCTCCTGGATCGAGTCCGGCTTCCGCGACCCCGACCACTCCCGCACCTGGCGCGAGCGCTCGCAGGACCACGTGAGCACCTACCTGGCCGACGTCGACCCGCGCACCCAGCCGCTCGGCATCGAGCGCACCGTGTCGCTCAAGACCGGCACGCTCGCGCTGTCCGGGCGGATCGACCGGCTCGACGACCGCGGCGAGGGCCTGGCCGTCGTCGACTACAAGACGAGCCGGACGGCCCCGACCGACGACGACGCCCGCACCTCGCTGCCGCTGGCCCTGTATGCCGCCGCCGCGTGGAAGATGTTCCGCCGCCGCTGCGTCCGGGTCGAGCTGCACCACCTGCCGTCGGGCACCGTCGCCTCCCACGAGCACACGCCCGAGTCCCTGCAGCGCAAGCTCGCCGAGGCCGAGTCGATCGCGGCCGACGCGCGTCGTGCCGAGGACGACTACGCCCAGTTCGGCGTCGACTCCGGCCGGTTCCCCGCGCGGGTCGGCCCCCTGTGCCAGTGGTGCGACTTCCGCCGGCACTGCCCGGCCGGCCAGGCGTTCGGCCCGGAGAAGTCCGACTGGGCGGCCCTGGAGGACCCGGTCCCGGCGACCTGA